Proteins found in one Actinokineospora alba genomic segment:
- a CDS encoding roadblock/LC7 domain-containing protein yields MTESTPPSRLGWLMDELVDRVAGARHAILLSADGLLMANSADLARADAEHLAAVGSAYRSLSHGTGRHFGLGAVRQTVVELDRAYLLVTEAGERACLALITHEDADLGLVGYEMNRVVHQARPHLASQPRSVNGAAADAVPWAS; encoded by the coding sequence ATGACCGAGAGCACGCCACCGTCGCGACTTGGCTGGTTGATGGACGAGCTGGTCGACCGGGTCGCGGGAGCGCGGCACGCGATCCTGTTGTCCGCCGACGGGCTGCTGATGGCCAACTCGGCCGACCTGGCCCGGGCCGACGCCGAACACCTGGCGGCGGTGGGCTCGGCGTACCGGAGCCTGTCGCACGGCACGGGCAGACATTTCGGCCTCGGCGCGGTCCGGCAGACCGTGGTGGAACTCGACCGCGCCTATCTGCTGGTGACCGAGGCCGGGGAGCGCGCGTGCCTCGCGCTGATCACCCACGAGGACGCCGATCTCGGGCTTGTCGGGTACGAGATGAACCGCGTCGTGCACCAGGCCCGACCGCACCTGGCCAGTCAGCCGCGGTCGGTGAACGGCGCGGCGGCCGACGCCGTGCCGTGGGCGTCATGA